From a single Sphingobium lignivorans genomic region:
- the moaB gene encoding molybdenum cofactor biosynthesis protein B, translating into MPNDDSRPFLPVNIALLTVSDSRTRLDDRSGDLLAERIATAGHVLKAREISRDSVEDILAHMHRWIDDPQIDVIITTGGTGVTGRDVTPEAIEKIQDKPIPGFGELFRWISFQSIGTSTIQSRACACVTRGTYVFALPGSTGAVKDGWDQILVHQLDSRFRPCNFVELMPRLLEK; encoded by the coding sequence GTGCCCAATGACGACAGCCGGCCGTTTCTGCCGGTCAACATCGCGCTCCTGACCGTCTCGGACAGTCGCACTCGCCTTGACGACCGCTCCGGCGATCTCCTCGCCGAGCGCATAGCCACCGCCGGCCATGTGCTCAAGGCGCGCGAGATCAGCCGGGACAGTGTCGAGGACATCCTCGCCCACATGCATCGCTGGATCGACGATCCGCAGATCGACGTCATCATCACCACGGGCGGCACCGGCGTGACCGGCCGCGATGTGACGCCCGAGGCGATCGAGAAGATCCAGGACAAGCCCATTCCCGGCTTCGGAGAGCTGTTCCGCTGGATCAGCTTCCAGTCGATCGGCACCTCGACCATACAGTCCCGCGCCTGCGCCTGCGTCACGCGCGGCACCTATGTATTCGCGCTCCCCGGTTCGACCGGCGCAGTGAAGGACGGCTGGGACCAGATCCTTGTGCACCAGCTCGACAGCCGGTTCCGGCCCTGCAACTTCGTGGAACTGATGCCGCGACTGCTGGAAAAATAA
- a CDS encoding OmpA family protein, producing the protein MRFMSGKPSHHLLALAMLAMPVSGGLMAQTQAAGSDDVAAGDDINIYGQRIDGPEVKGFISARKDNRLQVTTEDGSRTVVAFDEATKLKATSGLFGRRTTPTTESLLNGLPVTIKTAQLENGELVARQITFRNNDFKTAAMIRTGTAQGFEEQTAATEALRGRVGDIDQYNVKSTINVNFDTGKAVLSQQAKADLCNAAATAEGMDNALLLVVGYTDATGSEDFNQVLSEKRAARVVNYLQQACRWKPYRMLTPTGMAMADPVADNTTPEGKAQNRRVAVNVLVSKAVEGL; encoded by the coding sequence ATGCGTTTCATGTCCGGAAAACCCAGTCACCATCTTCTTGCGCTCGCCATGCTGGCCATGCCGGTCTCCGGCGGCCTGATGGCGCAGACGCAGGCTGCAGGCAGCGACGACGTCGCCGCCGGCGACGACATCAATATCTACGGGCAACGGATCGACGGGCCTGAGGTCAAGGGCTTCATTTCCGCGCGCAAGGATAACCGGCTGCAGGTCACGACCGAGGACGGCTCGCGGACGGTTGTCGCCTTTGACGAGGCGACCAAGCTCAAGGCCACCAGCGGCCTGTTCGGCCGGCGCACCACGCCGACGACGGAGTCGCTGCTCAATGGTCTTCCGGTGACCATCAAGACTGCCCAGCTGGAAAACGGCGAGCTGGTGGCACGGCAGATCACGTTCAGGAACAATGATTTCAAGACCGCCGCGATGATCCGCACCGGCACCGCGCAGGGCTTCGAGGAGCAGACTGCGGCCACCGAAGCGCTGCGCGGCCGCGTGGGCGATATCGACCAGTATAACGTCAAGAGCACGATCAACGTGAACTTCGACACCGGCAAGGCCGTCCTGTCCCAGCAGGCGAAGGCCGATCTGTGCAATGCCGCCGCGACGGCCGAAGGCATGGACAACGCCCTGCTGCTTGTCGTCGGCTATACCGATGCGACCGGAAGCGAGGACTTCAATCAGGTGCTGAGCGAGAAGCGCGCCGCGCGCGTCGTCAATTATCTGCAGCAGGCCTGCCGCTGGAAGCCCTACCGCATGCTGACGCCGACCGGTATGGCGATGGCGGACCCGGTGGCAGACAACACGACGCCAGAAGGCAAGGCGCAGAACCGCCGCGTCGCGGTGAACGTTCTGGTCAGCAAGGCCGTCGAAGGTTTGTAA
- the proS gene encoding proline--tRNA ligase, producing the protein MSIPNIKHALPVTRQKDFAAWYQAVISEGDLAEESGVRGCMVIRPWGYGIWERIQKLMDARIKAAGVENCYFPLFIPLSFFEKEADHVDGFAKEMAVVTHHRLKAIDGKLQPDPDSKLEEPLVVRPTSETVIGQAMSRWVQSWRDLPLTVNQWANVVRWEMRTRMFLRTSEFLWQEGHTAHVDEADARKETMRALEMYRDFAETELAMPVIAGEKPENERFPGAVATYSIEAMMQDGKALQAGTSHYLGTGFAEAANIRYQDAEGQQQFAHTTSWGTSTRMIGGVIMVHGDDDGLRCPPMIAPWQVVIVPMLRDNPEDEAVLAYCAELAKALGDVDVFREPLRVLLDRKPIKAANKRWSWVKKGAPIIVEVGGRDVAGGNVSVLRRDRLYNDAGKLASEILPKDDFIARAAETLKDIQATLHADAKSRLEANIRRDVTDKAALVAAFEGDKPGWVEVEWARPSGAALDAVEEWLKGEKLTLRNTPLDAAPATGTCIFTGETAVERVIVGRSY; encoded by the coding sequence ATGAGCATTCCCAATATCAAGCATGCCCTGCCCGTCACCCGCCAGAAGGATTTCGCCGCCTGGTATCAGGCCGTCATCAGTGAGGGCGATCTGGCCGAGGAAAGCGGCGTGCGCGGCTGCATGGTCATCCGCCCGTGGGGCTACGGCATCTGGGAGCGCATCCAGAAGCTCATGGATGCCCGCATCAAGGCGGCGGGGGTGGAGAACTGCTACTTCCCCCTGTTCATTCCCTTGTCCTTCTTCGAGAAGGAGGCCGACCATGTCGATGGCTTTGCCAAGGAGATGGCGGTCGTCACGCATCATCGGCTCAAGGCTATCGACGGCAAGCTCCAGCCGGATCCGGATTCGAAGCTGGAGGAGCCCCTGGTCGTCCGGCCCACATCGGAGACGGTGATCGGGCAGGCGATGAGCCGCTGGGTCCAGAGCTGGCGGGACCTGCCGCTCACGGTCAACCAGTGGGCCAATGTCGTGCGCTGGGAAATGCGCACCCGCATGTTCCTGCGCACCAGCGAATTCCTTTGGCAGGAAGGGCACACGGCGCATGTCGACGAGGCGGATGCCCGCAAGGAAACGATGCGCGCGCTGGAGATGTATCGCGATTTCGCCGAGACCGAGCTCGCCATGCCGGTGATCGCGGGCGAGAAGCCGGAGAATGAGCGCTTCCCCGGCGCCGTCGCCACTTATTCCATCGAGGCGATGATGCAGGACGGCAAGGCGCTGCAGGCCGGCACGTCCCATTATCTGGGCACCGGTTTCGCCGAGGCGGCGAACATCCGCTATCAGGATGCGGAAGGGCAGCAGCAGTTCGCGCACACGACAAGCTGGGGCACGTCCACCCGCATGATCGGCGGGGTCATCATGGTCCATGGCGACGATGACGGGCTGCGCTGTCCGCCGATGATCGCGCCCTGGCAGGTCGTCATCGTGCCGATGCTGCGCGACAATCCGGAAGACGAGGCGGTGCTTGCCTATTGCGCGGAGCTGGCGAAGGCGCTGGGCGATGTGGATGTGTTCCGCGAGCCGCTGCGCGTGCTGCTCGACCGCAAGCCGATCAAGGCCGCCAACAAGCGCTGGTCCTGGGTGAAGAAGGGCGCGCCGATCATCGTCGAGGTGGGCGGGCGTGATGTCGCGGGCGGCAACGTCTCCGTGCTGCGCCGCGACCGGCTCTACAACGACGCCGGCAAGCTCGCGAGTGAGATCCTCCCGAAGGACGATTTCATCGCGCGCGCGGCCGAGACGCTGAAGGACATCCAGGCGACGCTCCACGCCGATGCGAAAAGCCGGCTCGAGGCGAACATCCGCCGCGACGTGACCGACAAGGCCGCGCTCGTCGCCGCGTTCGAAGGGGACAAGCCCGGCTGGGTCGAGGTGGAATGGGCGAGGCCGAGCGGCGCCGCGCTCGACGCGGTCGAGGAGTGGCTGAAGGGGGAGAAGCTCACCCTGCGCAACACCCCGCTCGACGCCGCGCCGGCCACCGGCACCTGCATCTTCACCGGCGAGACGGCGGTGGAGCGGGTGATCGTCGGCCGGAGCTACTGA
- a CDS encoding TonB-dependent receptor, translating to MKTLLVAPAILLASTSAFAQDTQPQGSTTTADTYGDEIIVTAQKREQSLQDVSAAVSALSADRIVNAGVSSISDLQTIVPSVNFGSDFNQAKIFIRGVGANTSTTGSSTGVAFHVDGAYVARAEAQLTSLFDLERLEVLRGPQGTLYGRNAVGGSINVITAKPTATLQGYGRFSYGNYNALTAEAAVSGPITDSIRARLAIKTEDRDGFGMNPVSGKDVDDLNRRMGRAQIEFDLGPEASLLLAGEYFRQSDASGAIHYLRASFPGVARLAPLGVGGYATHPRDLATESDPGTETETYAFTGTLEVPLNDALTISNIANYRSFKSSLFQDLDLSAVIDSLPTNGQATTVQERRIDSKQWSNELRLGLSSEWINGTIGVFYFHERQRPIDNVGLQNRNGMAQNIAVLEAAGISLAEAYNLCGYSPDGVTGGSTIIAPKRVCTKSNLSTDAFSIFGQYAIGLGMFGDALSAFTVKLGGRWSSEHVESENPSIIITRNGLGPIVRHTPESTHVEKTFRDFTPEAGIEWKASDDILVYYTYSEGFKAGSGENASGSRTIVDPETITNHEVGIKASFGRMLTVNLSGYSYTLDGLQLNKTIAGGPSGYTTIFENAAKTRAKGIEMDVLLRPARGLRLSGAVSYTDAHFVDYLTLDPLNPANIAGGTPYDPVTNPDPTAFGAPGGGEIQLAGNDTRNSPRWSWNVHGEYDVVAPVGTFTPSVDVSYKSRTYFSEYMREIESSAAYAMVDASLAYETNDGRIRAQLWAKNLFDVFRPSSTFALATGRLIGVTWLPPRTYGVSIGYKF from the coding sequence ATGAAGACATTGCTTGTTGCACCAGCGATTCTTCTCGCATCCACCAGCGCCTTCGCGCAGGATACCCAGCCGCAAGGCTCCACGACCACCGCCGACACTTATGGTGACGAAATCATCGTCACGGCCCAGAAGCGCGAGCAGTCGCTTCAGGACGTGAGCGCCGCCGTGAGCGCGCTCAGCGCGGACCGCATCGTCAATGCGGGCGTGAGCAGCATCTCCGACCTGCAGACCATCGTCCCCTCCGTGAACTTCGGCAGCGACTTCAACCAGGCGAAGATCTTCATTCGCGGCGTGGGCGCCAACACGTCGACCACCGGCAGCTCGACGGGCGTCGCTTTCCATGTCGACGGTGCCTATGTGGCGCGCGCGGAAGCGCAGCTGACCTCGCTGTTCGACCTTGAGCGCCTCGAAGTGCTGCGCGGCCCCCAGGGCACGCTCTACGGCCGCAATGCCGTGGGCGGTTCGATCAACGTCATCACGGCCAAGCCGACTGCCACGCTGCAGGGCTATGGCCGCTTTTCCTACGGCAACTACAATGCCCTGACCGCGGAAGCCGCGGTGAGCGGGCCGATCACCGACAGCATCCGCGCCCGCCTTGCGATCAAGACCGAGGATCGGGACGGCTTCGGCATGAATCCGGTCTCCGGCAAGGATGTCGACGATCTCAACCGGCGGATGGGCCGTGCGCAGATCGAGTTCGACCTCGGGCCGGAAGCCTCGCTGCTGCTCGCGGGCGAATATTTCCGCCAGAGCGACGCATCCGGCGCGATCCATTATCTGCGCGCGTCCTTCCCGGGCGTAGCGCGTCTCGCGCCGCTCGGCGTGGGCGGCTATGCCACGCATCCGCGCGACCTCGCGACCGAATCCGATCCCGGCACCGAGACCGAGACCTATGCCTTCACCGGCACGCTCGAAGTGCCGCTGAACGATGCCCTCACGATCAGCAACATCGCGAACTACCGCTCGTTCAAGAGCTCGCTGTTCCAGGACCTCGACCTGTCCGCCGTCATCGACAGCCTGCCGACCAACGGCCAGGCGACGACCGTGCAGGAGCGCCGCATCGACAGCAAGCAGTGGAGCAACGAGCTGCGGCTGGGCCTGAGCTCGGAGTGGATCAACGGCACCATCGGCGTCTTCTACTTCCATGAGCGCCAGCGCCCGATCGACAATGTGGGTCTGCAGAACCGCAACGGCATGGCGCAGAACATCGCGGTGCTCGAAGCGGCCGGCATCAGCCTCGCCGAAGCCTATAATCTGTGCGGCTACTCGCCCGACGGCGTGACCGGTGGCAGCACGATCATCGCGCCCAAGCGCGTGTGCACCAAGTCCAACCTGTCGACGGACGCCTTCTCCATCTTCGGCCAGTATGCCATCGGCCTTGGCATGTTCGGGGATGCGCTCTCCGCCTTCACGGTCAAGCTCGGCGGACGCTGGAGCAGCGAGCATGTGGAATCGGAAAACCCGTCGATCATCATCACGCGCAATGGCCTTGGCCCCATCGTGCGCCACACGCCGGAAAGCACGCATGTCGAGAAGACGTTCCGCGACTTCACGCCGGAAGCGGGCATCGAGTGGAAGGCCAGCGACGACATCCTCGTCTATTACACCTACTCGGAAGGCTTCAAGGCGGGCTCCGGCGAGAATGCCTCGGGCAGCCGCACCATCGTGGACCCCGAGACGATCACCAACCACGAAGTCGGCATCAAGGCGAGCTTCGGCCGCATGCTCACGGTCAATCTCTCCGGCTACAGCTACACGCTGGACGGCCTGCAGCTGAACAAGACGATCGCCGGCGGCCCAAGCGGCTACACCACGATCTTCGAGAACGCCGCCAAGACCCGCGCCAAGGGCATCGAGATGGACGTGCTGCTGCGCCCCGCTCGCGGCCTGCGCCTGAGCGGTGCCGTGTCCTACACGGACGCCCACTTCGTCGACTATCTGACGCTCGATCCGCTCAATCCCGCCAACATCGCCGGCGGCACGCCCTATGATCCGGTGACCAATCCCGACCCGACCGCCTTCGGCGCGCCGGGCGGCGGCGAGATCCAACTCGCGGGCAACGACACGCGCAACAGCCCGCGCTGGTCGTGGAACGTCCATGGCGAATATGACGTGGTTGCGCCAGTCGGCACCTTCACGCCGAGCGTCGACGTCTCGTACAAGAGCCGCACCTATTTCAGCGAATATATGCGGGAGATCGAGAGCAGCGCGGCTTATGCCATGGTCGACGCCTCGCTGGCCTATGAGACCAATGACGGGCGCATCCGGGCGCAGCTCTGGGCGAAGAACCTGTTCGACGTCTTCCGGCCGAGCAGCACCTTCGCGCTCGCCACGGGCCGCCTGATCGGCGTCACCTGGCTGCCGCCGCGCACTTATGGCGTGTCGATCGGCTACAAGTTCTGA
- the phaR gene encoding polyhydroxyalkanoate synthesis repressor PhaR — protein MARTKSGGESGTIVIKKYANRRLYDTETSSYITLELLSQMTREGRDFVVVDAKSGEDITHSVLTQIIMEEEQRGENLLPVSFLRQLISLYGDSMQSMVPQYLEASMEAFRKNQQQFQEAMQGAFAGGPFAEIAKRNMEMLNAAANAFKPGGAVKPKAETATDEVAELKAQLAALNAKIDKLGG, from the coding sequence ATGGCGCGGACGAAATCGGGTGGCGAATCAGGTACCATTGTCATCAAGAAGTACGCCAACCGCCGCCTCTATGACACGGAAACCTCCAGTTATATCACGCTAGAACTTCTTTCGCAGATGACCCGGGAGGGCCGGGACTTCGTCGTCGTGGACGCCAAGTCCGGGGAAGACATCACGCACAGCGTGCTGACCCAGATCATCATGGAGGAAGAGCAGCGGGGCGAGAATCTGCTGCCGGTCAGCTTCCTGCGCCAGCTCATCTCGCTCTATGGCGATTCCATGCAGTCGATGGTGCCGCAATATCTCGAAGCGAGCATGGAAGCTTTCCGCAAGAACCAGCAGCAGTTTCAGGAGGCGATGCAGGGCGCGTTCGCCGGCGGCCCCTTCGCGGAGATCGCGAAGCGCAACATGGAAATGCTGAATGCCGCCGCGAATGCCTTCAAGCCCGGTGGCGCCGTCAAGCCGAAGGCCGAGACGGCCACGGACGAGGTCGCCGAACTCAAGGCGCAGCTCGCGGCGCTCAATGCCAAGATCGACAAGCTCGGGGGCTGA
- a CDS encoding acetyl-CoA C-acetyltransferase gives MTDIVITAAKRTPVGSFLGSFATTPAHELGRVAILAALEQAGVSPAEVSEVIFGQVLTAAQGQNPVRQAAVNAGIPVDRTAFTINQVCGSGLRSVALAAQAIQTGDAAIMVAGGQESMSLSPHAQQLRGGTKMGNVSLIDTMVNDGLMDAFNGYHMGITAENVAEKYQITREAQDAFATASQNKAEAARAAGRFVDEIAAVTVKGRKGDTIVDTDEYIRAGATIEAMAGLRAAFKKDGTVTAGNASGLNDGAAALVLMSAEEAARRGAPVLARIASWATCGVDPSVMGIGPAPASRKALEKAGWSLADLDLIEANEAFAAQALAVGKELGWNPDIVNVNGGAIAIGHPIGASGARILTTLLYEMGRRDAKKGLATLCIGGGMGIAMCVER, from the coding sequence ATGACCGATATCGTCATCACTGCCGCCAAGCGCACGCCGGTCGGCAGCTTCCTCGGCAGCTTCGCCACCACCCCGGCCCATGAGCTTGGCCGTGTCGCCATCCTCGCCGCGCTGGAGCAGGCGGGCGTTTCCCCGGCCGAAGTCTCGGAAGTGATCTTCGGGCAAGTGCTCACCGCCGCGCAGGGCCAGAACCCGGTGCGCCAGGCGGCCGTCAATGCCGGCATCCCGGTCGACCGGACGGCCTTCACCATCAATCAGGTCTGCGGCTCGGGCCTGCGCTCCGTCGCGCTCGCTGCTCAGGCGATTCAAACTGGCGACGCCGCGATCATGGTCGCTGGCGGACAGGAAAGCATGTCGCTCTCCCCCCATGCGCAGCAGCTGCGCGGCGGCACCAAGATGGGCAATGTCAGCCTGATCGACACGATGGTCAATGACGGCCTGATGGATGCCTTCAATGGCTATCACATGGGCATCACGGCCGAGAATGTCGCCGAGAAATACCAGATCACGCGCGAGGCGCAGGATGCCTTCGCCACCGCCAGCCAGAACAAGGCGGAAGCCGCGCGCGCGGCCGGGCGGTTCGTGGACGAGATCGCGGCCGTCACCGTCAAGGGCCGCAAGGGCGACACCATCGTCGATACCGACGAATATATCCGTGCCGGCGCGACGATCGAGGCGATGGCTGGCCTGCGCGCTGCCTTCAAGAAGGACGGCACCGTCACGGCCGGCAATGCCAGCGGCCTCAACGACGGCGCGGCGGCGCTGGTGCTGATGAGCGCCGAGGAAGCGGCGCGGCGCGGCGCCCCGGTGCTGGCCCGCATCGCAAGCTGGGCGACCTGCGGCGTCGATCCCTCGGTCATGGGCATCGGCCCGGCGCCCGCTTCCCGCAAGGCGCTCGAGAAGGCGGGCTGGTCCCTCGCCGACCTCGATCTCATCGAAGCGAACGAAGCCTTCGCTGCGCAGGCGCTGGCCGTGGGCAAGGAACTGGGCTGGAACCCCGACATCGTGAACGTGAACGGCGGCGCAATCGCCATCGGCCACCCGATCGGCGCGTCGGGCGCCCGCATCCTCACGACCCTTCTCTATGAAATGGGCCGCCGCGACGCGAAGAAAGGCCTCGCCACGCTGTGCATCGGCGGCGGCATGGGCATCGCGATGTGCGTGGAACGGTAA
- a CDS encoding PAS domain S-box protein, with protein MLPGSTDGDVTQVQKLDRLQAIIASAMDAIISIDAAQRVIFFNPAAEQMFGISAQEVMGAPIERFIPERFRAGHSEHIVRFATTGETGRRMGALGAISAIRENGEEFPVEASISQAQVGGERLSTVILRDITERKANEEAQALLAREVDHRAKNILAIVSSLVSLTEAPTREAYAESLAGRIAAMSRAHGLLARGRWKGASLRQVADDELGTYADLANFTCEGPDVKLSPRAVQPIGMLIHELATNAVKYGALSMYNGHVHLTWQQVPGNGIHLSWQESGGPPVTAPAEMGFGTNLIQQIVDNQLCGDFEHHWARDGYRLELNLPESVLQIGSDRRPREGRPAMGEPVRQEGASQRTDDSEKLGTLLIVEDEPLLAMQMSKSLEEYGWSVVGVAGSIEDANRILSEKSRPDVAILDVDLGGMPVFPLARSLRRLGIPFLFCTGYEDLGYSQEFANCRAIRKPATVLQLIRGLREAVRGAHGTLTMAPST; from the coding sequence ATGCTGCCTGGTTCGACCGATGGCGACGTGACGCAAGTACAGAAGCTCGATCGGCTTCAGGCGATCATTGCTTCTGCCATGGATGCAATCATCAGCATCGATGCCGCACAGCGCGTGATCTTTTTCAATCCCGCAGCCGAGCAGATGTTCGGCATCTCAGCGCAGGAAGTCATGGGGGCACCGATCGAGCGGTTCATCCCCGAGCGTTTCCGCGCCGGTCATTCGGAACATATCGTCCGTTTCGCGACGACCGGCGAGACCGGGAGGCGCATGGGCGCGCTCGGGGCGATCAGCGCCATTCGCGAGAATGGCGAGGAATTCCCCGTCGAGGCATCGATCTCGCAGGCCCAGGTGGGCGGCGAGCGCCTCTCGACCGTGATCCTGCGCGACATCACGGAACGAAAGGCCAATGAGGAAGCCCAGGCCTTGCTGGCCCGCGAAGTCGATCACCGGGCCAAGAACATCCTCGCGATCGTGTCCTCCCTCGTGTCACTCACCGAGGCCCCGACGCGCGAGGCTTATGCCGAATCGCTGGCAGGACGCATCGCCGCCATGTCCCGCGCGCACGGCCTGCTGGCACGCGGACGCTGGAAAGGCGCGTCCCTGCGTCAGGTGGCGGACGACGAGCTCGGCACCTATGCCGATCTGGCGAACTTCACGTGCGAGGGTCCGGACGTCAAGCTCTCACCCCGAGCGGTCCAGCCGATCGGCATGCTCATCCACGAGCTGGCCACCAACGCCGTCAAATATGGCGCGCTGTCCATGTACAATGGCCATGTCCATCTTACCTGGCAGCAGGTTCCCGGCAACGGCATCCATCTGAGCTGGCAGGAAAGCGGCGGCCCGCCGGTAACGGCCCCGGCAGAAATGGGCTTCGGGACCAACCTGATCCAGCAGATCGTGGACAATCAGCTCTGCGGTGACTTCGAGCATCATTGGGCCCGCGATGGCTATCGACTGGAACTGAATCTGCCCGAGAGCGTTTTGCAAATCGGCAGCGACAGACGGCCGAGAGAAGGCAGACCTGCAATGGGGGAACCGGTAAGACAGGAAGGCGCGTCCCAGCGCACTGACGACAGCGAGAAACTCGGCACTTTGCTCATCGTCGAGGACGAACCGCTGCTGGCGATGCAGATGTCCAAATCCCTGGAAGAATATGGATGGTCCGTTGTCGGCGTGGCCGGTTCCATCGAGGACGCCAATCGCATTCTTTCGGAAAAGAGCCGGCCGGATGTTGCCATACTTGATGTCGATCTCGGCGGCATGCCGGTGTTTCCCTTGGCGCGGTCCTTGCGGCGCCTCGGCATCCCCTTCCTGTTCTGCACCGGCTATGAGGATCTTGGCTACAGCCAGGAGTTCGCCAATTGCCGCGCGATCAGGAAGCCGGCGACGGTGCTGCAGTTGATCCGCGGGTTGCGGGAAGCCGTGCGCGGGGCGCATGGCACGCTGACCATGGCGCCCAGTACCTGA
- the alr gene encoding alanine racemase, producing MTELPSAPLALHLDSAALKSNWQWLARRSGDARCGAAIKANGYGLGAIEVMRHLKAAGCRDFFVATWREAAALMPHLGDASLSVLHGVRAEDMAFARGCPVRPVLNSVGQVARWKAAGGGPCDLMVDTGMSRLGLDPQDISADLLEGLEIETLLSHLACADEDHPLNAAQCALFHDVAARVPAKRLSLANSAGILLGPDYHFDLTRPGLALYGGVPRPEAAGHLAQVVRPRAQILQRRTVKSGAIVGYGATFRAPDQREVAVLNVGYADGYLRGFSSTGAALADGVRLPVLGRVSMDLLIVDVSQVPSLGEGDWVELDYDLTLAAAQSGLSQYELLTGLGARYERVWR from the coding sequence ATGACCGAGCTTCCATCTGCGCCGCTCGCGCTGCATCTGGACAGTGCCGCGCTCAAGTCCAACTGGCAGTGGCTCGCGCGGCGGAGCGGCGATGCCCGCTGCGGCGCGGCCATCAAGGCGAATGGCTATGGCCTCGGCGCCATCGAGGTCATGAGGCACCTGAAGGCTGCCGGTTGCCGCGATTTCTTCGTGGCGACTTGGCGGGAAGCCGCGGCGCTGATGCCGCATCTGGGCGATGCCTCGCTTTCCGTCCTGCATGGCGTTCGCGCCGAGGACATGGCTTTTGCGCGCGGTTGTCCCGTGCGCCCGGTGCTCAACAGTGTCGGGCAGGTCGCACGTTGGAAAGCGGCCGGGGGCGGGCCGTGCGACCTCATGGTCGACACCGGGATGAGCCGGCTGGGCCTCGATCCGCAGGATATCTCCGCCGATCTTCTGGAAGGGCTCGAGATCGAGACGCTGCTGAGCCATCTGGCCTGCGCCGACGAGGATCATCCGCTCAATGCGGCGCAGTGCGCGCTGTTTCATGACGTGGCGGCGCGGGTGCCGGCGAAGCGCTTGAGCCTCGCCAACAGTGCCGGCATCCTGCTCGGACCGGATTATCATTTCGACCTCACGCGGCCGGGCCTCGCGCTTTATGGCGGCGTGCCGCGCCCGGAGGCGGCGGGTCATCTCGCGCAGGTCGTGCGGCCGCGTGCCCAGATCCTCCAGCGGCGCACGGTGAAGAGTGGCGCGATCGTCGGCTATGGCGCGACGTTCCGCGCGCCCGATCAACGGGAAGTGGCGGTGCTGAACGTCGGCTATGCCGACGGCTATCTGCGTGGTTTCTCTTCGACCGGCGCGGCGCTTGCCGACGGCGTGCGCCTGCCCGTGCTCGGCCGGGTCTCGATGGATCTCCTGATCGTCGATGTCAGCCAGGTGCCTTCGCTGGGCGAGGGGGACTGGGTGGAGCTGGACTATGATCTGACGCTGGCGGCGGCCCAGTCCGGCCTCTCGCAATATGAGTTGTTGACGGGCCTTGGCGCGCGCTACGAGCGCGTCTGGCGCTGA